The DNA region CTGCCACTTAGGTCAAATCACTTCTGCTTTTTCTGTACTCGCCAACATTCTCAAGAGGGGTTATCACCCAAATACAATCACCTTGAATACACTTATGAAAGGTCTCTGTCTTAGTGGCAAGGTTCGAAGAGCGCTTCGATTTCATGACGATTTGGTGGCACAGGGATTTCGGTTGGATCAAGTCAGTTACGGAACCTTGATCAATGGGCTATGTAAAATAGGGGAAACCAGAGCTGCTTTGGAGTTGCTTAGGCGGATTCAAGGGCGAGGGATTAAACCTGATGTGGTAATGTACAACACCATCATTGATAGCCTGTGTAAAGATAAACTTGTAAGTGATGCTTGCAATTTATATTCTGAAATGATTGTCAAGGGAATATCTCCTGATGTTGTCACGTACAATGCTTTAATATATGGCTTTTGCATTGTTGGTCAATTGAAACAAGCAATTGGGTTGCTAGATGAAATGGTATTGAAAAACATAGACCCAGATGTTTATACTTATAATATATTGGTCGATGCTTTAGGTAAGGAAGGGAAGGTGAGAGAAGCTAAGAACATGTTAGCTGTGATGATTAAACAAGGTGTGAAACCTGATGTTGTTACTTATAGTTCCTTGATGGATGGGTATTGCCTAGTTAATGAAGTGAATAAAGCCCAAGATGTATTCAATGCTATGGCTCAGAGGGGAGTGACTCCTAATGTTCAGAGCTACAATATCTTAATCAACGGACTATGTAAGATTAAAATGGTTGATGAAGCCTTGAATCTCCTTGCAGAAATGGATTACAAAAAGGTTGTTCCTGATACAGTTACCTACAATTCTCTTATTGATGGTTTATGCAAAACAGAGAGAGTCTCTCATGCTTGGGAGCTTCTTGATGAGATGCATGTGAAGGGTCAACCAGCCAATATAATCACCTATAATTCTTTATTGGATGCTTTATGCAAGAGCCATCATGTTGACAAAGCAATTGCATTGATCAAGAAAATTAAAGACCAGGGTGTTCAGCCAGATTTCTGCACATACAATATGCTTATGGATGGACTATGCAAAGCTGGAAGACTTAGGAATGCGCAAGAGATTTTTCAGGTTCTTGTGACTAAAGGCTATCATATAGATGTCCTTACTTATACTGTTATGATCAATGGGCTTTGTAAAGAAGGCTTGTTTGATGAAGCGTTGGCCTTACTGTCAAAAATGGAAAATGAGGGATGTATTCCAAATGCTATAACTTTTGAAACAATTATTTATTCACTCTTTGAAAAAGGTGAGAATGACAAGGCTGAGAAACTTCTTCGTGAAATGATTGCTAGAGGTCTACTGGAAAAAATTTAGATACACATGGAAAAGGATGATGGACTACACAATGGGCTCACTTTCTCCATAGCTAAAAACCATGTGTTCTTACTTGTTAGGTACATTTTGATATTGTAACAATAACAATGATTGATTTGTTCATTATGAGTATTGACATAACTATCCTTTTGGTAAGAGAAGCTTTGTTGCAGTGGTTTGAGTTGCTTTAGTGTGACTAGGAGGCCACATATTCAATAGAACCAACCAATCCCAAATGCAATGTAAGGAGGCTGCCTATATAGACGCACAAATAACCATCATTGTTTTTCCTCAATGTACTGTCAATGTACTTCATCGACTTTATGAGGTTTTTTTCAGTCAGTGCTCATTGTTAATGCTTCTGATTGAAAACAAAGCTCAAACAGGCATGATTATTTGGAACCAGACATGATTATAGTTGATTTTATTCCCCAAATTAGATACTAGAAGTTAGAACTTGATATTTCTTTTGCAGTATATTTCTTGTATATATTTTATAGAATGGGAACAAAAAAAGTAAACATCAAGTTTATTGTTTTAGTAATAGTGTCGACTATTGACTGATGAAAAAAGTGCTGCCATCATCTGATGTAAATCCTGATGCGGCTATAAAAGCTCTCATATGGTGCATAAAGATTGTTCATTCAAATCACACAATTCAATGGTAAAATTAATTTGGGGGGAGGttctaattaatttattatatccATAAAATACGTCCCGTACCAGGTTTTCATTAAGACCAAACTGACAGTTTGGCGATAGTGAAAATAAGCCATTTGGAAATGGATTAGATTCCATATATTTGTACTTTTTAAAGGTATCTGAATCAGAATTTGTAGCATTATGCATTTTGTcccttttctttattttacCTGTTTTAAACTTGCTATTTTCTTACTAAGCTGCATAACAATATATCAGAATCACTGGCTGAAGCTTCCGTCCACTATACTTATGATAATTAGCAAGTAAATTTAAGTTCTTGACTTGGAGGGCCTAGATGGCTTATTATTGCATGGATTGGCAGCATTTGTTTTAAAAAGAAGGGTCTTCCAGAGATATGCTCTTAAATCTTTAGCCATTGGTAACTAATCCAATGATTACTattataacatatatgtgcCCTGTTTCTTGTATAATGTATTGTTGTGAATTTCAGAAGCTCTGCTATAAAGATAGATATCTTATATTCGCTTCATGCTTGGCTCATGCTTTGGTAATTAATTCAGCTGCTCTCTATCATACTCCTGAATCATATTATTCACATTTGTCATCATTGCATACCTATAATGAAAACAAAAGTTGCAATTCTACACAAATGACCCTTGCCATTTTCTGTTTAACTGCAAAGTCAGATTGCTCATGTTATTTCTTCTCATGAAGCAATTATATGACCAAATACACACTTAGTAAATATGGTTTTATCTGAAACATATGAAAAGAACCATTAAAATTGGTTAAATTTTGTATTTAATCATTATAAGGTATTGATAGTTGTTCACAAATGTTTCCCCCCACCCCCGCTCATTATGCTTCTTCAACTTACATTTATTTAGCTTGAATTGAAAGTAAAGATTTAtgcttcttttattttttggttttggATATTGTTTTCTGATTTCCGGTTTTTGGTCATGGTTATTCCTCTTTATCATGGTCTTTAGCACTGATTTAGATTTTTCATTTGTTCTTGTTTGTCAATGCTCCCAAATCATGTATGCCTCATTGGGCCTTGATGTCGACTAGACTTCAAGAGGTATTAGGTTGAGAGTTTGACAGGAAATGAATTCTGATTGTTTGGTTGTGTACAATAGTGTAACAAATATAGTAGAGAGGGAGTAAACAGGAAGTTATACTGGAGGCTAGCTCTAATAAATACTAATAAAGTAGTATTTTACCATAAAATAGTGAAGCATGTTGCTTTTGGTCACAGGTTTCAGTTGTTTCCATGGCAATAATTCTCGCCATCTAATTTCTCCAAGATCGCATGCACTGAGAAAGTCATCAGAACTGAAGTAGACACAACTCCTGGTGACATTCTCTCCGCCGAAGCCGCAACCCCGTGGTCGTCCTAGGAAAAATCATTCGGTGAAGAGTGGTTCTGATGGACCTCTTGTAGGCCTCGAGGGCGTCCTAAGAAATCAGAGAGCTTGGAAAGTTCAGGTATGCCTCCTCCCGTCGCCGCTCCTGCTCCCTCTTCTGGCGGCTACTTTACTCGCGCTACGAAGGCCTGGTTATTGGGAAAGTCTGTGGGTCCTGTTTCTGGGAAGCGATAAGGAGGCTATTCGTGGTTTGGCAGAGGAGCTTAGAGAGAATTGGCCTGTTGGCTTGTAGGCGTTTAGTGCCCGGCTCTTGGGTTTTGCTTTTGGTTTTGGGGCTCTTGTGGGTGCTTGGTGGTGGGGTAGGTTTTTTGGCTTGAGCTTGTCTTGTTTTCTCGCTGTTGGGTTTTCTATGTTATTTGGGGTTGGTTTTGcgcctttcttttttctttccttcctttgTGGGATTGTTCTTTCCTTTGAATTTGGATAAATCCTTtttgctctcaaaaaaaaaaaaactcctggTGACATAAGGAGAATTAGAAATGTGAAAAAGGGTTTGAGCTACAAATCCTGTAGGTGGAGCACACAATTTTGATAGACAGACTTTGAGGTTATTTTCTCATCCCAACAAGTCCTTACTTTTCTCTGCAACATAGTATCAATGATTTTTCAAATTTCTGCAGGATCTCTCTAATGTACTGCATTACTGGTTTTATAGTGCTTAGACTTTGGCTTTGAAATTATAGTTTGGCTTAAAACCGTAAGGAATAGTAGCATTTCCCAAACAAACATAACAATTCAGCACATAAGATTTGGATTAAGATTCTTTATTATTCCTTCATTCAACTTGTGGATAGTTAAGAACTGAACTCTGATATGCATTTTAGGTAGATTCCTTAAAAGTGTGTAGAAGTCCAAAGACATGTTTGGATTTTCCTTTTATAAGTTCAGCTTATGTTAAATCACAAAAGTTTGTCAAGCTAATAGAAATAGTTAAGAGTATTTCTGTTTTTAAAAGAAATGGTTGTGTGTGCTAAAGATAGAGTGCTGATTGAATGTTCTGGTCCATCTTAATTTGCTACTTTGCCACTGAACGTTTGACCAGGTCACAGGGAAACAATTGTTGGATTGTATGGCAATTGGCAACATTAAACTCTGGTGTGCACATTTATGCATTTTTTTTCGTGCCCGTAGTTCTACAAAGAGTGATCCTTGCCATTTTTTGCTTAAGATGATAATCAGATTTTCCATGCCAATTTGATTGTGTTTTGGAGCACAATGTGAAATGATGTTAGAACCAAGGGAAGTAGAGTGTAGCCTCTCTGTTTACTCATCTCAGGACGCGTGCTACCTCAGAAACAACCAGAGTTTTTTTCTTGTTAGCATATATCTTTATCATGAAATCCAATTCTTCTCAAGTGCTTCTATATATTCCATTTTCTTGATGGCATACAATAAATCTGGGAGATTTTAATGGTTAGATGATTGTAGCACAATGATAGTTGACATAGATGAACCTGATTAATTAGTTTTCAATCTGTTAGGGCTTCgcagattgcataaatttggcATTTTATTGTGCCACAAAGACTAACACTGGTTTCCCTGTAGTATGGAAGATGATCATCTGTTTGTAATTCCCTAACAGGTTTCTCCTAGGAGTTATCTTAATTCTATTGATGGTTGTTGccataagatttttttttacggtttccttaatattttttttcccaaGTTATCCCACATCCCGTaaccatgagactaatccctcgaagctctgagatcacgttaagtgaGAGACGAAATTGTCATGAAAACCAAGAAACATTGACAATTAGGTTTGGctctataattttattttacttcaactctttttaataaaattgtataatataatatatctGCGTATGGTTCTCTGTCACATAAATATACTTTCATTCAAATATTTactacaaaaataattttatccaAATAAATTTTTCGTAAACAAAGATAAGttgtataataattttttaaatatgtaaaTGTGGGTAATTTTATTTGGATTGGATCTCataatattttgaattaaatCCGAAATCCCatctatttaataaaaaaatcaagttttttCCAGATTTTAATAAATTGACTTTTTTGTTTTGGCTTAATTGTACTTGCCCTCTATTGTAGTCAATCTGTGCTTTGGGTCAGGTGCAAAATCTGGCACctcatcaattaaaaaaaaattccaagcaATTTAACATCCCACTTTAATGTAATAATTGTTCAAAATACTTCTTAAATTATGTTCGGGTTGATGCCACTCAACAATGTGGAAGGATATCATTGGTGTTATAGATCTCCACAAATGGCTATTTTGCAGATATTGTTCGGGTATCATCTGGAGAAGccgcctataaaaaaaaaaaaattatggagaAGCCTATCATCCACACAAACTGTGCatacaagaagaagaacaacaagGGGCTGCAtctaccgtgtgtcagtttaAAACTGACACACGGTACCTCAGTTTGATTTTACCTGGAAACGTAGGTTGCCTAAGTTGGTTGACCGGtcattgtaagacccaagtttttaagcttagaataagtggaagagatttccatttacgattagggttgatgtaatgtgaagggaaacctgaacgaaagtttattaaatgaaataaatttatgaaggaggaagttcaggaaaagtcaaaggatcgtatcgaagtcgataaaagttatagcacgatcgttatacgcttaaacctaggtcagaaaccctagtatatagctaattttcacttttaggcacgatggcagtttattccaaaaatcttcagagaaatgttagaatttctcttcttccatatataacaatcgtttcgaggcgaaactctaggatctacaaacgtccgattccaatcctcggaagtttgccgaaaccgaatccctggtatttcaaaaccctagaatttcccgactttgaggactttatctattcagagcttcaaatgaatattccacacgcgtacacccatttctcttgatgatttcaatctttcttccgaaggaagttttccattccgacattcgaggcaaaaagcaacttatcgggtaaaatagttttacaccgactttgcaccgactttgcattagttgccaaaaatacaaggagacatcttcttagcttaggaattcctttgccaaaacctatcttagaattcatggagaatgatgccggaaaaatcagattcgcgaaactttcattttcccgcgaatttccaccttctatatatagcaaataaaggaagaaaaaacacaattttcctccattttctctcctctaaaccgcggccaagaacaaggaagaaggaagaagagtttttcttcatcgtttgcttgatcgttgatccgttagttgctact from Lotus japonicus ecotype B-129 chromosome 2, LjGifu_v1.2 includes:
- the LOC130738323 gene encoding pentatricopeptide repeat-containing protein At1g12300, mitochondrial-like, with product MSFLRLRSFHSFPNLSFLRYFHSHSQPHSFHNVGDAVSFFNRLLQMQPTPSIIEFNKILTSLVKIKKHYSTAISLSRQMEFTGIKPSLVTMSILINCYCHLGQITSAFSVLANILKRGYHPNTITLNTLMKGLCLSGKVRRALRFHDDLVAQGFRLDQVSYGTLINGLCKIGETRAALELLRRIQGRGIKPDVVMYNTIIDSLCKDKLVSDACNLYSEMIVKGISPDVVTYNALIYGFCIVGQLKQAIGLLDEMVLKNIDPDVYTYNILVDALGKEGKVREAKNMLAVMIKQGVKPDVVTYSSLMDGYCLVNEVNKAQDVFNAMAQRGVTPNVQSYNILINGLCKIKMVDEALNLLAEMDYKKVVPDTVTYNSLIDGLCKTERVSHAWELLDEMHVKGQPANIITYNSLLDALCKSHHVDKAIALIKKIKDQGVQPDFCTYNMLMDGLCKAGRLRNAQEIFQVLVTKGYHIDVLTYTVMINGLCKEGLFDEALALLSKMENEGCIPNAITFETIIYSLFEKGENDKAEKLLREMIARGLLEKI